The Tautonia plasticadhaerens nucleotide sequence TGGCCGACGTTGTAGACGTCGTCCTTCACCTCGTCCCAGCGCTCCAGGGCGAAGATGAAGGAGCGGGCCATGTCGCGGACGTGGACGAACGTCCGCTTGAAGCCGCCCTCGTAGACGATGAGGTTGCGGTTCTTCACGGCCTGATACGTGAAGTCGTTCGGCATCAGGTCCAGCCGCATCCGGTTGCTCACGCCGAAGGCGGTGGCGAACCGGTAGGCGATGCCGTTGCCGGAGTCGAGGACGAGCTGCTCGGCCTGGGCCTTGGTCTCGCCGTAGAGGGTGATCGGCGCCCGGGGGGTGTTCTCGTTGCAGACATAATCGGGGATCGACCCGTAAATGCTCCCGGTCGAGGCGAACAGGACCTTCTGGTCCTTGGACCGCTTCTCCAGCAGGAGCCTCGTCGAGCCGACGTTGATCGCCTGGGCCAGTTGCGGCTCCTTCTTGCACGCCGGATAGCCGACGATGGCCGCGAGGTGGATGATCGCGTCGACGCCGTCGATCGCCTTCTCCACGTCCTTGGGGTCGCAGGCGTCCCCCTTCTGAAGCTCGAAGAATCGGTTCTGGCAGCAGGGCAGCAGGCCGTGGCCGCCGAACCTCAGGTTGTCGAGCACGCGGACCCGATGGCCCTGCTCGAGCAGGGCCGGGACCAGGGTCGAACCGACATAGCCCGCGCCGCCGGTGACGAGGATGCGCATGAGGAGTCCCATCCGTGGACGTCGTGCGATCGACTCCGACTCGGTGTCCGAACCGGGTCGGAGGGCTCAGGGCAAGGCTTCAATCGGGTGAGAGGTCGGGTTGTGGCGGCCCCTTCCGTGCGGCCTCGCGTCGAGCGGTCGAATCAGGGTCAGTAAGGACGCGACGAGCGGGTCGGCGGAGCGTCGTCCATGGTGTGTTCTGCACGCTCGGCGGTTGCCGACCCGCATGGCCGGGATCGTACTCGATCGGCGGATCGAGTCAACGCCTGTTCCCGACGATTTTCGCGGGCCGCGGGGGGGTCACAGGTGCCGCCTCGATCGCCGATCGGTCGAGCGTCGGTCGCTCGTCCGAGGACGATCACTCGTCCGCTTCGTCCCCGGGGGGGACGATCGGTGGTTCCGGGGCAGGCGGGCCGGGGATGGAGTAGTCGCCGTCGATCCATCGGCCGAGGTCGACCAGGCGACAGCGCTCGGAGCAGAAGGGGAAGTGTGGCAGGGCGTCGAGGCCCGGTCCCTCGAACGCCCGGCCGCAGGTGGGGCACTTGCCTCGGATCATGATCACCCGGATCCGTCAGTCGGAGGAGGAACCGCTCGAAGACGACGGCTTCGACTCGGGCTTCGACGCCGAATCGCCGGACGACGACGAGGAGGACGAACCCGAGGAGCCGTCCTTGTCGGCCTTGGCGGCCTTCTTGTAGGAGTCGCTCCGGTAGTCGGTCAGGTAGAAGCCGGAACCCTTGAAGAGGATGGCCGCGCCGGCGCCGATCTTGCGCCGAAGCGTCTCCTTCTGGCACGACGGGCAAGTGGTCTGGGGGTCGGCCTTGATCGACTCGAAGGCCTCGAATTCGTGCTTGCAATCGTCGCAGATGTAGTCGTAGGTGGGCATGGACGTCGATCGGCTCCGAGATGGGCATCGCGGCGGGGATCGCCGCGGCCCGGTGAGAGGGAGATCGGATCAGGGCGAGACCGACACCGCGACCCGGCTCGGCCGCAGGACGCGGTCCCGGATCCTGAACCCGCGACTGAGTTCGGCGACGACCGTCCCCTCGGGGTGGTCGGCGTCGGGTTGCTGCATCAGGGCCTCGTGGATGTTGGGGTCGAAGGGTTGGCCGATCGACTCGATCGGCTCGACCCCGTGTTTGGCCAGGGCCTCGAGGAGTTGCCGGTGGACAATCTCCAGGCCGGTGATGATCGCCTCGTTGCCGGACTGCCGGGCGGCGTCGATGGCGCGTTCGAAATTGTCGATCACCGAGAGCAGGTCGTTCGCCAGCGGGGAGACGGCGTAGGTGCGATCGGCCTCGGCCTGTGACCGGCTGCGTTTCTGGAAATTGACGAACTCGGCCTGGGAGCGTCGGAGCTGCTCCAGGTACTCGTCCCGCTGACGGGCCGCCTCGTCGAGCTGCGACCGGAGCGACGCGGTCGACGCATCGGCGCCCTCGGCGGCGGCCCGGCCCTCGGCATCGGGCTCCCGATCGGGGTCGGTCATCTTGGGGTTCGGATCGCTCATCGCGTGGGGTCCAGGATCGGTCGGGGCGTGACGGGGTTTGGGCGGGTCGCCCGCCCGCCCTCGTCGCAGGCCGGGCGGGGGGAGGGCTCAGGGGAGCGGATCGTCCCCACCCTCCTCGGGCTCGGTGAAGAAGTCGCGGAGCTTCTCCAGGAAGCTCTTCCGCCTGGGGCTGACGTCGTGGTGGTCCAGTTCGGCCAGCTCCCTCAGCAGCTCCTCCTGACGCTCGGAGAGCCGCTTGGGGGTCTCGATGATGACCTCCACCAGCTCGTCGCCCCGGCCGGAGCCGGAGAGGTCCGGCATCCCCCGGCCCCGGAGCTTGAGGATCTCGCCGCTCTGGGTCCCCCTGGGGACGTTCAGCGGGGCGGGGCCGTCGAGCGTGGGCACCTCGACCTCGGCGCCGAGGGCGGCCTGGGGGAAGCCGATCGGCACCTGGCAGATCAGGTCGTTCCCCTTGCGGACGAAGAAGGCATGCGGGCGGACCTGGACCTGGACCCTCAGGTTGCCCCGGGGGGCGCCGGGGTCCCCGGGCTCGCCCTGGTTGCGGAGCTGGAGGATCGTGCCGGTGTCGACGCCGGCCGGGATGCGGACCTGGACCGTGGCGATCTGGGACTCCCGGCCGGTCCCCTTGCAATCGGCGCACGGGTCGACGACCCGGACCCCCTCCCCCCCGCAGGCGGGGCAGGTCTGGGCCATCTGGAAGAAGCCCCGCGCGGTGACGATCTGGCCGCGACCGCCGCAGTAATCGCAGGTGGTGGCGACGGTCCCGGGCTTGGCCCCGGTCCCGTTGCAGGTGTCGCAGTATTCCTGACGGGGCAGCTCGATGGTCCGGGTCGCCCCCCGGGCGGCCTCCTCCAGGTCGATCTCCAGCCTCACGAGCAGGTCGGAACCGGCCCTCGGCCCCCGGCGTCGGGGGCCGAAGAAGTCGCCGAACAGCCCGGACCCGCCGAAGATCTCGCCGAAGGCGGAGAAGACCTCCTCGGCCGACCGGAAGTCGTGGACGCCGGCCCCTTCGAGACCGGCGTGGCCGTATCGGTCGTACCGGCGTCGCTTGTCGGGGTCGGAGAGCACCTCGTACGCCTCGGCGGCCTCACGGAACTTGCGTTCGGCCTCCTGGTCGCCCGGGTTCTTGTCGGGGTGGAATCTCTTGGCCTGCTGCCGATAGGAGCCCTTGATCTCGTCGGGCGAGGCGGACCGCTGCAGCCCGAGGACCTCGTAGTAGTCGCGCTTCGTCGTCGCCATCGGCATCGCGTCTCGATCGGTGGCCTCTCGCGGCGGAATCCTCGGCAAGGCGGTCGGACCATCATACCATCCGACCCGCGATCCCGAACACCGCGCCGCGGTGCCGACCGCCTCCTGCTCCGGCCCCGGGCAGGGCGGGCCGGATGGGTGCGAATTCCTCGATCACGGCCGACGAACGGGCCGGCAGCACGCGGTGCTGCCGACCCGTCCTCGTCCGACTCCCGTGGGAGAGCGGGGGTTCAGCGGACCGAGCCCTCGATCCGCTTGCCCTTCTCCTCGTCATCGTCCTTGAGGTTGGTGATCATGGCCTCGGTGGTCAGCATCAGGCCCGAGATCGAGGCGGCGTTCTGCAGCGCCGTCCGGGTGACCTTGGTCGGGTCGATGATGCCGGCCTCGAACATGTCGACGTAGTCGCCCGTGTTCGCGTTGAAGCCGAAGTTGCCCCCCTTCTCGACGATCTCCTGGGCGACGACGGCGCCGTCGTGGCCGGCGTTCTGGGCGATCATCCGGGCCGGCTCCTCGAGCGACCGCAGGACGATGGCGGCGCCGACGCGGTCGTCACCCTCGAGCGAGTCGTGCAGGGCCTTGACCGCGGGGACGGTCCGCAGCAGGGCCGAGCCGCCGCCGGGGACGATCCCCTCCTCGGCGGCGGCCCGGGTGGCGTGCAGGGCGTCCTCGACGCGGGCCTTCAGCTCCTTCATCGCCGCCTCGGTCGGGGCGCCGACGCTGATGACGGCCACCCCCCCGGTGATCTTCGCCAGCCGCTCCTGGTACTTCTCGCGGTCGTACTCCGAGTCGGTCTCGCCGATCTGCTTGCGGAGCTGGTCGATCCGCTTCTGGATGTCTTCCTTCTTGCCCGCGCCCTGGATGATCGTGGTGCTGTCCTTGCTCACCTTGATCTGCTTGGCCTTGCCGAGCTGCTCGAGGGTGAGGTTCTCCAGCTTCAGGCCGAGGTCCTCGCTGACCACGGTGCCGCCGGTCAGGATCGCCATGTCCTGGAGCATCGCCTTGCGGCGGTCGCCGAAGCCCGGTGCCTTGACGGCGCAGATGTTGAGGATCCCCCGGAGCCGGTTGACCACCAGGGTCGCCAGGGCCTCCCCCTCGACGTCCTCGGAGATGATCAGCAGCGG carries:
- a CDS encoding NAD-dependent epimerase/dehydratase family protein, with amino-acid sequence MGLLMRILVTGGAGYVGSTLVPALLEQGHRVRVLDNLRFGGHGLLPCCQNRFFELQKGDACDPKDVEKAIDGVDAIIHLAAIVGYPACKKEPQLAQAINVGSTRLLLEKRSKDQKVLFASTGSIYGSIPDYVCNENTPRAPITLYGETKAQAEQLVLDSGNGIAYRFATAFGVSNRMRLDLMPNDFTYQAVKNRNLIVYEGGFKRTFVHVRDMARSFIFALERWDEVKDDVYNVGHESMNFTKEDVARKIMEHVDYYLHFAEVGSDADQRNYEVSYEKIRAKGFETTIDLDRGIAELVQAAKLIEWSNPFSNV
- a CDS encoding FmdB family zinc ribbon protein, translating into MPTYDYICDDCKHEFEAFESIKADPQTTCPSCQKETLRRKIGAGAAILFKGSGFYLTDYRSDSYKKAAKADKDGSSGSSSSSSSGDSASKPESKPSSSSGSSSD
- a CDS encoding DNA gyrase inhibitor YacG; translated protein: MIRGKCPTCGRAFEGPGLDALPHFPFCSERCRLVDLGRWIDGDYSIPGPPAPEPPIVPPGDEADE
- the dnaJ gene encoding molecular chaperone DnaJ; amino-acid sequence: MATTKRDYYEVLGLQRSASPDEIKGSYRQQAKRFHPDKNPGDQEAERKFREAAEAYEVLSDPDKRRRYDRYGHAGLEGAGVHDFRSAEEVFSAFGEIFGGSGLFGDFFGPRRRGPRAGSDLLVRLEIDLEEAARGATRTIELPRQEYCDTCNGTGAKPGTVATTCDYCGGRGQIVTARGFFQMAQTCPACGGEGVRVVDPCADCKGTGRESQIATVQVRIPAGVDTGTILQLRNQGEPGDPGAPRGNLRVQVQVRPHAFFVRKGNDLICQVPIGFPQAALGAEVEVPTLDGPAPLNVPRGTQSGEILKLRGRGMPDLSGSGRGDELVEVIIETPKRLSERQEELLRELAELDHHDVSPRRKSFLEKLRDFFTEPEEGGDDPLP
- the grpE gene encoding nucleotide exchange factor GrpE, whose amino-acid sequence is MSDPNPKMTDPDREPDAEGRAAAEGADASTASLRSQLDEAARQRDEYLEQLRRSQAEFVNFQKRSRSQAEADRTYAVSPLANDLLSVIDNFERAIDAARQSGNEAIITGLEIVHRQLLEALAKHGVEPIESIGQPFDPNIHEALMQQPDADHPEGTVVAELSRGFRIRDRVLRPSRVAVSVSP
- the groL gene encoding chaperonin GroEL (60 kDa chaperone family; promotes refolding of misfolded polypeptides especially under stressful conditions; forms two stacked rings of heptamers to form a barrel-shaped 14mer; ends can be capped by GroES; misfolded proteins enter the barrel where they are refolded when GroES binds), encoding MAKQLLFSDAARRKMLSGIDTLAHAVGTTLGPTGRNVILSKSFGGPAVTKDGVTVAKEIELPDPFENMGAKLVNVVASKTSDVAGDGTTTATILARAIFREGLRTITTGANPTAVRRGIEKAVDAAVTELVETISREVTKPEEIAQVGTISANNDPEIGKMLAEAVSKVGNDGVITVEEGKTSSTTLEFVEGLQFDKGYLSPYFVTSPTTMEAVLDDALILLVEKKISNLRDLIPLLERVAQSGQPLLIISEDVEGEALATLVVNRLRGILNICAVKAPGFGDRRKAMLQDMAILTGGTVVSEDLGLKLENLTLEQLGKAKQIKVSKDSTTIIQGAGKKEDIQKRIDQLRKQIGETDSEYDREKYQERLAKITGGVAVISVGAPTEAAMKELKARVEDALHATRAAAEEGIVPGGGSALLRTVPAVKALHDSLEGDDRVGAAIVLRSLEEPARMIAQNAGHDGAVVAQEIVEKGGNFGFNANTGDYVDMFEAGIIDPTKVTRTALQNAASISGLMLTTEAMITNLKDDDEEKGKRIEGSVR